A single window of Leptolyngbya ohadii IS1 DNA harbors:
- a CDS encoding HNH endonuclease, which yields MPMNRALYPSNWNEIAHQIKTEADWTCQQCQRPCRRPGEDDQDLIDRISELPDWADDLYETEETEEFGAIDVPKLGRFTLTVAHLNHRPEDCRPENLAAWCSVCHCRYDLQAIPLKRQLKREREGQLTLNLEDYATHSTC from the coding sequence ATGCCCATGAACCGTGCCTTATACCCTAGCAACTGGAACGAGATTGCCCACCAGATCAAAACCGAAGCGGATTGGACGTGCCAGCAGTGCCAGCGCCCATGCCGCCGCCCTGGTGAAGACGACCAGGACTTAATCGATCGCATCAGCGAGCTACCCGACTGGGCAGACGACCTGTATGAGACGGAAGAAACGGAAGAGTTTGGGGCGATCGACGTACCCAAGCTTGGCAGATTCACCCTCACAGTGGCTCACCTGAACCATCGTCCTGAAGATTGCCGTCCAGAAAATCTAGCTGCATGGTGTTCAGTCTGCCATTGCAGGTATGACTTACAGGCGATTCCGCTCAAGCGACAGCTCAAGCGAGAGCGCGAAGGACAACTCACCCTAAACCTGGAGGATTATGCGACCCATTCAACCTGCTGA